The Microbacterium proteolyticum genome contains a region encoding:
- a CDS encoding signal peptidase II — translation MTAEKTRPFAVACMVAAAAVLIDQFSKAIALTALADGRRVPIIGDAFGLQLAFNPGAVLGTGSGMTWVLTLIGVAAVAGLFVLAARARTVGWAGGVGLFLGGAVGNLIDRFMSPPGFAIGHVTDFLAYGRLFIGNLADVFLAAGAIAVAVMLMLRQRAHSGTKVAPATPPTFGVPPEDKQ, via the coding sequence GTGACCGCTGAGAAGACGCGGCCGTTCGCCGTCGCCTGCATGGTGGCAGCGGCCGCGGTGTTGATAGACCAGTTCAGTAAAGCCATCGCCCTGACTGCGCTTGCCGACGGGAGACGGGTGCCCATTATTGGGGACGCATTCGGTCTGCAACTCGCCTTCAACCCCGGCGCGGTGCTGGGAACGGGCTCGGGCATGACCTGGGTTCTCACCTTGATAGGCGTGGCAGCCGTTGCCGGGCTTTTCGTCCTGGCGGCCCGCGCGCGAACGGTGGGATGGGCGGGTGGTGTGGGGCTATTCCTCGGTGGAGCTGTCGGCAACCTCATCGACCGTTTCATGTCGCCGCCAGGATTCGCAATCGGCCACGTCACCGACTTCCTTGCATACGGGCGTCTGTTCATCGGCAACTTGGCAGACGTCTTCCTCGCCGCTGGAGCGATAGCGGTTGCAGTGATGCTGATGCTCCGCCAACGCGCCCACAGTGGCACCAAGGTCGCGCCTGCCACACCACCCACGTTCGGGGTTCCCCCGGAGGACAAGCAATGA
- a CDS encoding DUF6804 family protein, with the protein MKKTKTPSRYQRNALAPGLIAAAALFVAPALLDSGWFTLVRFIVAILALIVASFAYQERQLWWVPVFAVIAVAWNPVLPIPAEGVVWTAAQPAAAVVFLVAGAIIKRERA; encoded by the coding sequence ATGAAAAAGACCAAGACGCCATCTCGGTATCAACGAAACGCCCTCGCCCCCGGTCTGATCGCCGCAGCCGCCCTGTTCGTGGCGCCAGCGCTGCTGGACAGCGGCTGGTTCACGCTTGTGCGCTTCATCGTGGCAATCTTGGCGCTCATCGTCGCCTCGTTCGCCTACCAGGAGCGGCAGCTGTGGTGGGTGCCGGTGTTTGCTGTGATCGCGGTGGCATGGAACCCGGTGCTCCCCATCCCCGCTGAAGGTGTTGTCTGGACCGCGGCGCAACCCGCAGCCGCAGTCGTCTTCCTTGTCGCGGGAGCCATCATCAAGAGGGAGCGGGCATGA